The following nucleotide sequence is from Juglans microcarpa x Juglans regia isolate MS1-56 chromosome 6D, Jm3101_v1.0, whole genome shotgun sequence.
TTTCAGTCTCTGCCTTCCTAGGCAAATCATACCCAACTCCCTCAGCTTCATTTTGCTCATTTACCATTGTTTGTTCCTTCATACACCTCCATATAGCCCCACCTATCCTAACACTCCTCACCCCCACGTCACTTGACTCTGACTCCTCTACATCAGAGCCTTTAGAATTTGGTTCTCCTTCAGCACTACATAAGCAACACTTGCCTCCCCTTTTTTTGATCCACCAAAATAAGCTGCCCTTTCACCAAATCTCTCCTTCCCCCCTTCTGATTCCTTCTTTTTGGTCCCCCTTCAGCCCTCAGCCAAGATCCAAATTGATCCTGCGCAACCTTCCCAAACCCAGCCTCGTCATCCTTCTCCCTCGAGCATCCCTTTTCCCCATGAATCAACCACCCACACTTAAAACAAAGTCTGAGAAGTTTCTCATATTTAAGATCAACCCAAACCTTATGGCCATTCACCATAATCCATCTACCTCTAACAGCAGCTCTTTTCAAGGGAATCTCCACCCTAACTCTTAAGTATTCCCCCATCCAATACCATCAGTGGGAACATCAACCTCCATCAGCCTACCTAATGATTTGCCAATCACACTCCCCTTCGCCTTTGTCATGCAAATCATTGGTAGATTATGGATCTCGATCCAGAATAGTTCACTCTCAAACTTCCACTCATTTGGTTGAGTAAAAGCTTCAAACGCCTTGAGTGCAAAAAGATGGTTATCAAACAACTATGGTCTACCATCTAAAACCCTCAGCTTATCAGCCACTGAACAGAACGAGATAACAAATTTATTGTCACCTACCTCCCGAAATTCCGCTGGTTTGCTGATTCCCCAAATTTTCCTCATCGTGGCTGACAACGTTTCTCTTCCAATCATCCTTTTCATAAAGATCTTCCCAACAATGCTCCGTTCCCCACACTCCCAGACCTCCTCCTCGTTATCCTCTCCAACATCAACAATCCGCCTCTCCTCCTCCGAGAGTTTCAGCTTCTCCCACTGATCTTCCAGACTCTTCATACCACTCCCATCAGGTTCCTCCATGGAAACCAGACTCGTATCTTCCTCACAGTTAGTTATAACTGTTTTTCACCATCTCagttttctagagagaaaacgGAGAGGAGACTCTCgctatacaaaaaataaaaaaaaatatcatttagttaaaacataattgtataaatGTTTGTGGAAAGGGTGTACGTGTAtagttttctaaattttataaacCGCTATTTTTTACTTGGGCACAAGAGCTGCCCATGAGAATCACCCGCATCTAGATTTTTCAGagacaaacaaaataaaatgtaacaGTACTGACATTGGGCTCCTTAAAATTCATCAATTTTTActcaaaatcatatttttctatttcaaacTTCATATATCTCACATTCTATTATTTCTCtcctttatttaaataatatttattttcacattttttaactaCTCAGTTATTTGTCTTCCTTTACGGTTTCAACAATTCATCTCCAACGATTTAAAAAGAACTCTAAACTATTATCTATTGCATACGATAAtgcttttaaaatatgtaattttttaataataatattttcaaaaaaaaatatatatatatatatattttttttgccaAAATGACCAAGTTTTAGGAAAAATCGAATCATCTCATAAGTAACATTTTTGTCAAATTCCAAGGATatcaaaatttaacatttttaatagtaatattttttttcccattttctaATAGTCATATTTTCAACTTTAACCaaattttgtcttttattttaatggtCAAACTTTTAAAATCTTTAGACTTTTTCatattgagatgaattgagatatttttagatgtgttgaataaaatattgttagaatattatttttaatattattattattttgagatttgaaaaaattgaattatttattatcttttgtatgaaaatttgataaagttgtaattataaaatgagatgaaatgtaaattgtgatgagttgagagtgtttctatAATCAAACGGAGCTATAGTCTGTGTATAAACAAGTGGACTCGGTTTTCTTAACACAACTTTTATTTGTATTCatataagtttattgagagtttttttttttgaaaagtttaataaaataatttttttgggttgataaaatattaatataaataggtTTGAGGAGATAGAATAATGAACAATTTTAAGAACATACTGTTTATAAActtaaatttattatctattttacaCGGTcggatttgaaattatttttgtccaaaattaattactttttctcGTATTTTGATAAATTCGTGACGACCCGGATGTGGATGGCCTAATTCAAGTAACtcgaatgattaaaaatatataaatataaaagaaaatgaaaaaaaaaaaatattcttttgaattcatttaaattttatctcgCGTTTGAACTGGTTTGAATTGTAATGGTAACGGTGATAATAATCCTCGGACAACCACACCCACCCACACCGACGCAGCCTGAAGTCGCTCATCCAACCAATCATAGCATCCCCTCCGCAAATCAAAACTCGCGAATCGCACTGGCCCCACTACTCGGATCAATCGCCACCCTTCATTAAACCACGCTCCCACGCTCCTTAATCTCGCGTGGTAGCACCTGAAGACCAATTAGAAAATTTGATCGTTTTTTCTTTTGGTCCCCAGCTTTACATTGGCGTTTCTGCATTaccctcacctctctctctctgctagGGTTTCAGACTCGccgcttcttcttctccttcttcatcCTTCTTCCCTATCGGATTGATCACTCGCGAGCTCGGTAAGAACTTTATTCAATCTCATACGAAGTGTCGTGTGCTTTGATTACAGTCCGAAATCCCTGATCTGAAAAAGTTTGATCTAGGGTTTATCTGTGTGGTTTTGTGGTGAGTTGGTTTATTCTCGTGATCAGAAGCATTTTTATGTGTTGCACTGCTTTTTTTAATTGAGTGTTCTCGAATTAGTTTTGCTTTCTTCGGTTGGTGAGAAAAGTTTGGGGAAAGTTCAGATTTTGGAAACTTAGATATCTGATTTTTCGGTCCGGTAACCCGGAGAAACAAATCCACACGAAAGCTTGCGGTTTACCTTgtttgctttttctttctttttgggtaCGCTACTGTGCCCTGATGCTTACTTCCAGAGTGATTTACTTGTGGAGAAATTGGGAATGACCATCTAAGACGTGGTTTTCCTTTGTATCATATCGTTTACTTAGTAAACAAACAGAATGTTGGATTTGGATTCACTTCAATTTTGATCGCGGTGATTTACCGggtcggtttttttttttttttttggggttctTATCGGTTGTGACTTGCTGCTGATGTTCACTGAAGGCATGCAAAGAGAGCTGGTTGGTGTACTTTTATTGGGGTAATAACGATCTTTTTATCACGCATATCGAGTAACTTCTTTTCAGTAATTATTGCTGCGATATCGTGGGAACTTTTTGGAGCTGCTTCAATCTTTGTGGCTCAACACTTAAAAATATAGAAGAGTATGTGGAGttaagatagaaaatatttgtttcCTCATTTGCCTCACCAGAAGTTCTAGGTCTATAAATGAAGTTCAAATTAGCTTGTGTTTGTTCCAGCTATATTAGAAATGGAATTGATTCATATAGAAGTGTCGGGGGGGTTACCGATTTTATTGGCATATGGCTGTTGCGACACTGTATGGACGGTGTAATAGGTcttgttttgcattttctttgtagGAAAATGTCTTAATTTCTTCACGTTCTCTGCAAGAGCTTTTTCGTAACTTCAGTTGAGTCTATTAGTGGTCttgatttcttatattttaattctttggCCATGACTGTTTTAGTCTTTCTTCTTCtgatccttcttcttcttcttcctcctccaccacgcatatattttagttatttgattttgtttcaaattaatATTGGTTAATAAGTTAAGGGTTTAGGTTTACTTGACAAGTTACTTTGAATgtgttttttttgggtttaatgTATGGCTGGTATTGGATAACATATAATTATGTCTTATTATGGATTCAATTTGTTGACCCCAGATTCAAATGGCAATGGAGGTCACTCAAATTCTTTTAAATGCACAAGCAGTAGATAGCACTCTGCGCAACCAGGCAGaagaaaatctaaaacaatTTCAGGAGCAAAATCTTCCTAGTTTCTTGCTTTCTCTTGCTGGGGAATTATCCAATGATGATAAGCCTGTTGAGAGTCGTAAATTAGCAGGTTTGATCCTCAAGAACGCCTTGGATGCCAAAGAGCAGCACAGGAAACATGAGCTTGTGCAGAGATGGTTGTCATTAGACACCTCTTTGAAGTCGCAGATCAAAGCATGCTTGTTAAAGACGCTCTCTTCTCCTGCTCTTGATGCTCGATCAACTGCATCTCAAGTCATTGCAAAGGTTGCAGGCATTGAGTTGCCCCATAAACAATGGCCTGAACTGATTGGAACATTCTTGTCTAATATTCATCAGCTTCCGGCTCATACCAAGCAGGCAACACTGGAAACTCTTGGGTACATTTGTGAAGAAGTTTCCCCAGATGTGGTAGAGCAGGACGAAGTAAACAAGATACTTACTGCTGTAGTTCAGGGTATGAACTCTTCCGAGAGTAACAATGATGTCAGGCTTGCTGCTACTCGAGCTTTGTTCAATGCTCTAGGTTTTGCTCGGGCAAACTTTTCCAATGATATGGAACGTGATTACATCATGAGAGTTGTCTGTGAGTCTACTCTTTCGCCAGAGCTGAAGATTCGACAATCTGCTTTTGAGTGTTTGGTTGCTATATCTTCGACCTACTATGAGAAGTTGGCCCCTTATATTCAAGATATCTTTAACATCACTGCAAAGGCTGTGAAAGAAGATGAGGAGCCAGTCGCGCTTCAAGCCATTGAGTTCTGGAGTTCAGTGTGTGATGAGGAGATAGATATATTAGAGGAATATGGCGGTGAATTTAGTGCAGATTCTGATGTTCCCTGCTTTTACTTTGTTAAGCAGGCTCTCCCTGTTCTTATCCCCTTGTTGTTAGAGACACTACTTAAGCAGGAAGAGGATCAGGATCAAGACGAGGGGGCTTGGAATATTGCAATGGCTGGAGGTACTTGCTTGGGCTTAGTTGCACGGACGGTTGGAGATGATGTTGTTCCGCTTGTAATGCCATTCATTGAAGAGAACATAACAAAACCAGATTGGAGGCAAAGGGAGGCTGCTACTTATGCCTTTGGTTCCATTTTGGAAGGACCATCGCCTGACAAACTCATTCCGCTTGTTAACATAGCCTTGAACTTCATGCTTACTGCTCTAATGAAAGATCCAAATAACCATGTGAAGGACACTACTGCTTGGACTCTTGGAAGAATGTTTGAATTTCTGCATGGGTCAGCTTTGGAGACACCCATAATTACCCAGACAAATATTCAACAGATTATTACTGTTCTGCTTCAGAGCATGAAAGATGTACCGAATGTTGCTGAAAAAGCATGTGGTGCTCTCTATTTCTTGGCCCAGGGTTATGAGGATGCGGGGTCTTCATCTTCTCCACTGACTCCCTTCTTCCAGGAAATTGTTCAAGCTCTTCTCACTGCGACTCACCGAGAAGATGCTGGAGAGTCACGCCTCCGCACTGCTGCCTATGAGACTTTGAATGAAGTTGTGAGATGTTCTACTGATGAGACAGCTCCAATGGTACTGCAACTAGTTCCTCTCATTATGATGGAGCTCCACCAGACTCTTGAGGCACAGAAGCTTTCATCTGATGAAAGGGAGAAGCAAAATGAATTGCAAGGCTTGCTCTGTGGTTGTTTGCAGGTCATTATACAGAAGCTGGGGTCAGCGGAGCCAACGAAATATGTCTTCATGCAGTATGCTGACCAGATGATGGCCCTCTTCTTAAGAGTATTTGCTTCTCGAAGTGCCACAGCTCATGAGGAGGCTATGCTTGTCATTGGAGCTCTCGCCTATGCAGCGGGTGCTGACTTTGCAAAATACATGCCTGAATTTTATAGGTATTTGGAAATGGGTCTTCAAAATTTTGAGGACTACCAAGTTTGTGCCATTACAGTTGGTGTAGTCGGGGATATATGCAGGGCGCTGGAGGATAAGATATTACCATACTGTGATGGAATAATGACACAGCTCCTCAAGGATTTGTCAAGCAATCAGTTACACCGGTCTGTGAAGCCTCCCATATTTTCATGCTTTGGTGACATTGCTTTGGCAATTGGGGAAAACTTTGAGAAGTACTTGATGTATGCTATGCCCATGCTTCAGAGTGCAGCAGAACTGTCTGCCCATATTTCTGGTGCTGATGACGACATGTTAGAGTACACCAACTCTCTGAGAAATGGAATTCTGGAGGCATACTCAGGGATCTTCCAGGGATTTAAGGGCTCTTCAAACACGCAGCTATTGATGCCTTATGCACCTCACATTCTACAGTTCTTGGATAGTTTGTATATGGAGAAGGACATGTAAGATATGCTGGACTCTTTACCTCAATTTTCCATTTTATCTTTGTTATCTGTAAATTACAATGGGCAGTTTCTGACcttcttatgttttttcttttagggATGATGCGGTGTCTAAGACAGCAATTGGGGTCCTTGGAGACCTAGCTGATACTCTAGGTGGTAATGCAGGTCCCTTAATTCAGCAATCTGTGTCAAGCAGAGACTTTCTAAGTGAATGTTTGTCGTCTGATGACCATTTGATTAGGGAATCTGCTGAATGGGCCAAGTTGGCCATCAGTCGAGCCATTTCTATTTGAGGCTACTGCTACTTCATATAATCTACTTGCATGCAGTTGGGTGTGTTGAGTCGGGGTCTGGGATTGCATACATACAATGAGTCAGGACGTCCATTTTTGGGAGCCAGATGTTTGGGTTGTTCGGGTGTCAGTATTCTCACCCAGCAGCGCGAAGTCACTTTCTGTAattgtcttcattttagtttgttatgGGAGGAATGTGATACATTAGATCCCATATCACACCCTGCCTCATCAGACGGGCTTAGTTACGGTTGTTCCATTTGTTTGGAGTCGATGGTGCCGGAGTTAGTTGGGAGTTGGGTTGGGGGTACTCTAGCAGCAATGTAAAagcctgcattttttttttagtccttcggccttttttttttcttccctcacCAAAATTGGGTGTCTTCAAGTATTGCATTGTTACATGTTAATTTTCATGGAGTTTTGCTGTATCTTTTGCCTGTGCTGTACTCACGCATACTTGGTCATTATGTGGGATTTGTGAGAACAGCATGATATTAGCTTCATATCATGCATTGGtcatatttcatcattattctATTTACTCTTAgctgtttcttctttcttctctgttctgttctgttcttttttttttctttttttcttttttctatttataggCAAGGTTAgcattttatagataaattaaagGATTACAAGACACAAGTTTTAGTGGGGTGGAAGTCCTCTACAATCATGTCAAAACAAACAGATATATcacgtaaaaaagaaaaagagggattTAGAGTCAATTAATTGGCTCTCACCCATGTCTCACTTGGAGATGTCGCTTCAAGTGGTTTTTATATAGTCagataaaacaaattatattattgtgactAAAAGCTGCAGTAAAGGGAGGTGTGATACTGTGATGCTTCTTGTTGGTTTGGACTGGCTGGAAGAAATTGTCATACCCATTTCACTTGATCTGGAAAGCGAAAACATAAGATAGTAGCATGAAACAAAGTCGAGTCGCTGGTGGAGGACTAACACAAGTTGTGACACGATGCGTGCAAGTCATGTGTTG
It contains:
- the LOC121234288 gene encoding importin subunit beta-1-like; the encoded protein is MAMEVTQILLNAQAVDSTLRNQAEENLKQFQEQNLPSFLLSLAGELSNDDKPVESRKLAGLILKNALDAKEQHRKHELVQRWLSLDTSLKSQIKACLLKTLSSPALDARSTASQVIAKVAGIELPHKQWPELIGTFLSNIHQLPAHTKQATLETLGYICEEVSPDVVEQDEVNKILTAVVQGMNSSESNNDVRLAATRALFNALGFARANFSNDMERDYIMRVVCESTLSPELKIRQSAFECLVAISSTYYEKLAPYIQDIFNITAKAVKEDEEPVALQAIEFWSSVCDEEIDILEEYGGEFSADSDVPCFYFVKQALPVLIPLLLETLLKQEEDQDQDEGAWNIAMAGGTCLGLVARTVGDDVVPLVMPFIEENITKPDWRQREAATYAFGSILEGPSPDKLIPLVNIALNFMLTALMKDPNNHVKDTTAWTLGRMFEFLHGSALETPIITQTNIQQIITVLLQSMKDVPNVAEKACGALYFLAQGYEDAGSSSSPLTPFFQEIVQALLTATHREDAGESRLRTAAYETLNEVVRCSTDETAPMVLQLVPLIMMELHQTLEAQKLSSDEREKQNELQGLLCGCLQVIIQKLGSAEPTKYVFMQYADQMMALFLRVFASRSATAHEEAMLVIGALAYAAGADFAKYMPEFYRYLEMGLQNFEDYQVCAITVGVVGDICRALEDKILPYCDGIMTQLLKDLSSNQLHRSVKPPIFSCFGDIALAIGENFEKYLMYAMPMLQSAAELSAHISGADDDMLEYTNSLRNGILEAYSGIFQGFKGSSNTQLLMPYAPHILQFLDSLYMEKDMDDAVSKTAIGVLGDLADTLGGNAGPLIQQSVSSRDFLSECLSSDDHLIRESAEWAKLAISRAISI